The window cctctccaccggttttgataaatctcccccatagagatggcCGAATCGGATTGTGCCCATACATACTATAAAGCAGTGGTCGCCAACCTGtcggcgcatccgcagcatgaaatacgctgtggGTGCACCCCGTGTGACCCAAGCCTTGGTGCATAAAATCTCCAGCGGGTCCATATGAAGAGCTTAGTACCCTGCAGGTCCTCTTCTCCTCACAGATGGCACTGAGCTCTATTAGTGAAAATAGTGGTGGTGGATTTGCCTTAGGGGCAATGGAAAAGGTTTATAAGGGGAATCAAAACAGCTATGTCCTGGGTGGCAAAGCCTGCTGCCATAATGGGGGCCTGTTTCATACTTTTTCTGTGTATGCACCTTCCCTTTATCATGGGCACTGGTGGTTTGatgccaacaagaaaaagcctagGATGGGTAGAGGTTGtttgcatatacagtggtccctcaacatacgatggtaatccgctccaaatggaccatcgtttgttgaaaccatcgtatgttgagggatccgtgcaatgtaaagtataggacagtggtctacaacctgcggacctccagatgttgcaaaactacaacacccagaatgcccggacagccaacggctttctgggcatgctgggagttgtagttttgcaacatctggaggtccgcaggttgaagaccactggtataggaagttgtactcacctgtccccgccgctccggaccatcaacgctgccctggatgtcgctctccatcgctgtcgccgcgtccccggggtgtccctgacgctccacaaggcctctgcttcccaggcatcctcgctctccgtcgctgccatcacgtcgctacgcatgccgctcctattggacgacAGGACGGCGTGTGCGCAACGTTatggcgacgatggagagcgccgacgatgcaggggatcccgaagagaatgcgacggagccccgaggacaggtaagtgatcgtcagcggaccacacggggaaccgtaaatggctatccggtggcagctgaagcagtctgcgctgccggatagccgtttatgcgatggcccaaacatccaaaagcatcgtatgttgatgctgcctctgagaggccatcgtatgttgaaatgatcgtatgtcggggggtcactgtaccagtgttttccaaccagggtgtctccagctgttgccaaaactacaactcccagcattcccagacagccaaaggctgctgagatgagagggaagccttaatTTACCTTTTGGGGAAAGTATAGATCCTCTGAAGGAGGCAGACAGGTCTTTGCctctctgggcttgctgggagttgtacttttgtaacagctggaggcaccctggttggaaagcactggcATACACCTTATGCTTCTTTCGAGCAGGATTCTGTCATACTATAATAAGTAATTCCAATATGCTGCAACGTCCCGCTCTCCCTGTGCAGCCCCGAGCGTCTCAGACCACTTCCAGGTAGTATAAAAACAAACAAGATGGTCCAGCGCTTGTATCGGTGAAATGACGAGGATTTATTGCACAGACTAAGGTACAGGTACaaacaaggtgacgcgtttcggctgctagcagccgaaacgcgtcaccttgtttGTACCTGTACCCTATTCTGTGCAATAAATCCTCGTAATTTCACCGATACAAGCGCTGGaccattttgtttgtttttataataAGTAATGGACAACTGTGCATGTGATTTAAAGACATAGGTTTTCTGTCCTATTGTTTACAAGGTAAACAGCTGAATGTGGGTGGAGCTTTAGTGTGATTGACAGCAGTCttggcaccatttttttttttttataactatacCACTATAATGTACGTACTTGTGTTCATTGTCATAGTAACTGGAAATCCCAACCAGGTAGCGACTTGAAGAAGCTTTCCATGTAAATTCCTGCTCAAAGTCATTCACGTAGCTGCTCCATTGACAGTTTCGCCTTTGTACCTTTCCCCGACAGCAAAAGAAACTCCACCTGTGCAGGTAAAATCATGTTCGATCTGGTCATTTTATATTCGACTACCTCCTGACAATTGAATTATAAATTGCTGGACATTTTATGACCTGCCCTGTCCCGATTTGGAGTTCCCCAAGAGTGACGAGAAAATGAGatgtccctttaaccccttaaggactcagcccattttggccttaaggactcagacaatttaatttttacgttttcattttttcctcctcgccttctaaaaatcataactcttttatattttcatccacagactagtatgagggcttgttttttgcgcgaccagttgtcctttgtaatgacatcactcattatatcataaaatgtatggcgcaaccaaaaaacactatttttgtggggaaattaaaacgaaaaacgcaattttgctaattttggaaggtttcgttttcacgccgtacaatttatggtaaaaatgacgtgtgttctttattctgagggtcaatacgattaaaatgatacccattattatatacttttatattattgttgcgcttaaaaaaaatcacaaactttttaaccaaattagtacgtttataatccctttattttgatgacctataacttttttatttttccgtataagcggcggtatgggggctcattttttgcgccatgatctgtacttttttttgataccacatttgcatataaaaaacttttaatacattttttataatttttttttaaataaaatgtattaaaaaagtaggaattttggacttttaaaattttttttcgttcacgccgttcaccgtacgggatcattaacattttattttaatagttcggacatttacgcacgcggcgataccaaatatgtctataaaaaatgttttttacgctttttgggggtaaaataggaaaaaacggacgttttacttttttattgggggaggggatttttcactttttttttacttttacttttacatttttttacatttttttttacacttgaatagtccccataggggactattcatagcaataccatgattgctaatactgatctgttctatgtataggacatagaacagatcagtattatcggtcatcttctgctctggtctgctcgatcacagaccagagcaggagacgccgggagccgcatggaggaaggtgaggggacctccgtgcggcgttatgaatgatcggatccccgcagcagcgctgcgggcgatccgatcgttcattttaatcgcgaactcccgcagatgccgggatctgtattgatcccggcacctgaggggttaatggcggacgcccgcgagatcgcgggcgtcggccattgccggcgggtccctggctgcgatcagcagccgggatcagccgcgcatgacacgggcatcgctccgatgcccgcggttatgcttaggacgtaaatgtacgtcctggtgcgttaagtaccacctcaccaggacgtacatttacgtcctgcgtccttaaggggttaaaggggtactccactggaaaactgtttttttttatcaactgaaaagatttgtaaactacttctataaaaaaaaaatctacatccttccagtacttatcagctactgtatgctccacaggaagttcttttctttttgaatgtcttttctgtctgaccacagttctctctgctgacacctctgtccattttaggtactgtccagagcaggataggtttgctatggggatttgctcctactctggacagttcctgacatggacagtggtgtcagcagagagcactgtggtcagacagaataggaaattcaaaaaaagaactttctctggagcatacaacagctgataagtactggaaggattaagattttttaaatagaagtaatttacaaaccggtttaactttctgacaccagttgatctaaaaacaaatgttttccagcggagtatccCGTTagtggcaggggtcgtgacgtcacgaccacgccccctcaatgcaagtctatgggagggggagtgacggttgtcacgccacctcccatagacttgcattgagggggcgtgatgtcgcgAGGGgcttggctgtgatgtcacgacccccgtcgCCCGCTCCAAACGTTCTAAAtgaaagctgggtgctgcacagagatagctgcaatcaggaatcttatcctttggatagaggataagatgtttatggtcagagtacccctttaagacagcagaatttctgcagcaggcaTATACAATCAGTCTTATATTTTGCGGAATTCCGCGGCgggatcccattgaaatcaatagggctTGAATTTCGGCTGAATTCTATGTTCcgagaacacagaaattctgcccgaCTTCCGGCAGAATTCCAGCAGAATTCCGCAATTCcgttcagcaagctttgctgaacGGAATTTTCTGTGGAATTTCAGAAAATCTgcagtatgaacatacccttatatagATCTGCATAGGTTGTGGAAGAGCACTGAGAAAACCAGGACTGTAGAGACGTATCTACCAGGGCTGAGGAATCGGAGTCGAGGAGTtggacaaaattttgggtacctggagtcggagttggcaaacaatgcaccgactctgactcctactaaatttagattggaatcaaaaaataaaaaaagcttaaatgttccaattcacaaaaagttataattaaagacttctctactttaagaataaggaccaatgcatgcagtgcctcacgtaaccgcaaaatgaacacgttaagtgaccgtgtagaagcttttcatgtgctttactatatggcacgcaacgcacaattaggagcggcaatacttatactttccatagtgttgtgttctgctgttacagggaacccatgggtaacctagcctctcactgataagggattaaaaaaatatgttttttgcaggactggaGACACTTGtagaagtgaagggaatggagggtcaatagttcaagactgaagctgtaaaccattggaaaaactgctgccattcagctaaggctataaaaacttataGACTCggttgttagcttaaaggggtactccgccactagacatcttgtcccctatccaaaggataggggataagatgtcaaatcaccatgatcccgctgctggggacccccgggatcgcagcTGCggtaccgcgctatcattactgcacagagcgagttcgttctgcgcgtaatgactggcaatacaggggacgtcatggctctgcccctcgtgacgtcactgcccaccccctcaatacaagtctatgggtgggggcgtggcggtcgtcacaccccctgtcatagacttgcattaaaggggcgtgatgtcacgaggggcggagccatgatgtcacactgctccgtcccctgtatcgcccgtcattatgcacagagcgaactcactctgtgtagtaatgatagtggggtgccgcagctgcaatcccgggggtccccagcagcgggaccctggtgatctgacatcttatcccctattctttggataggggataagatgtctaaagtttaaaggggtactccgcccctaaacatgactatgggattctactagggaaatcatgttttataataaatgccctatcttcagcagcagatcagcacacaaactgttcaatacagtagactgttggcttcccagccagtagtcctgtggtaatgacaggtatgttgcctttctttccttcaaggaatgtataaaatacatttgcatattaatacagtggagtcggaagtacaaaaaactgcggagtcggaacatttatctaccaactccacagccctggtatcTACATATAAGTTCTAGATCTCGTGTAGTGACTACCCTGTGATTTACCTTCTGTCTTCTTGGCCGTCGTCATGGTAGCTGCTCATACCGCTTAGCACTGAGCCAATTGGACATGCGTATTCTATCCGTTGCTTAAAATCATTGACATAGCTGGACCAGTAGCAGGAACTAGGTTTCCTGAAGGTGCTCTTGCAGCTGAAGTCCCAGACACGGTCCTTACGATCAGCACGATAAGAGCTGTAAATATCATACAGGAGGCCGAAAATtagtctatttttatttttttttttttttttttttttattaattaattatttttgaACACATTAATAGTTAACCACATGTCTATCATGAGGGTCATAATCATTGGGGGTCCAGGCGCTCCTGCTTGATAGCCAGAGTGAGCTAGTGAGAAAATATCATTCCCTTCTCTGTTGTTTTAGAAATGGGAG is drawn from Hyla sarda isolate aHylSar1 chromosome 4, aHylSar1.hap1, whole genome shotgun sequence and contains these coding sequences:
- the LOC130267584 gene encoding hemagglutinin/amebocyte aggregation factor-like; translation: MSSYHDDGQEDRRWSFFCCRGKVQRRNCQWSSYVNDFEQEFTWKASSSRYLVGISSYYDNEHKDRSWTFATCEK